In one Arenibacter antarcticus genomic region, the following are encoded:
- a CDS encoding universal stress protein encodes MKKVLIPTDFSDNAYGAVSYAVQLLANEECTFHLLHTYTPAIYQSEYLLHSPGQVGLGDIYRLDSEEMLNKLNQRLLADFKNPKHQFETHSAFSIFMEAMDDMVVEKQIDLIIMGTQGATGAKEIFLGSNTVHAIKRAKCPILAVPFSFEYNSPKKILFPTDYEIEYSSSLVKELLFMAKLHSAIVDVMHISNNLELSSFQKENKAKLSGLLGGVEHNFHEVPDQGIIEAINNLQAKFKSNFLVMVKNKHSFLENLFLKPVINQIGFHTTIPFLVLPHHLMK; translated from the coding sequence ATGAAAAAAGTTCTAATACCTACCGATTTTTCCGATAACGCATATGGGGCCGTTTCCTATGCGGTACAATTGTTAGCCAATGAGGAATGTACCTTTCACTTATTGCATACCTATACGCCAGCGATCTATCAATCCGAGTATTTATTGCACAGTCCTGGCCAAGTTGGGCTCGGCGATATTTATCGCCTAGATTCCGAGGAAATGTTAAACAAGCTTAATCAAAGATTATTGGCGGATTTTAAGAATCCGAAACATCAATTTGAAACCCATAGTGCCTTTAGCATTTTTATGGAGGCGATGGATGATATGGTGGTGGAGAAGCAAATCGATTTAATAATTATGGGAACCCAAGGGGCAACAGGGGCAAAGGAGATATTTTTAGGTAGTAATACGGTGCATGCCATAAAAAGGGCCAAATGTCCAATTTTGGCAGTTCCTTTTAGTTTTGAATATAATTCTCCAAAAAAAATTCTGTTCCCTACAGATTATGAAATTGAATACAGTAGTTCCCTTGTAAAAGAATTGCTGTTTATGGCAAAACTTCACAGTGCTATTGTGGATGTAATGCATATTTCCAATAATCTGGAACTAAGCTCGTTTCAGAAAGAAAACAAAGCAAAATTGTCGGGTTTGCTAGGCGGGGTTGAACACAATTTCCACGAGGTACCCGATCAGGGCATTATAGAGGCTATAAATAATTTACAAGCAAAATTCAAGTCCAACTTTCTGGTGATGGTAAAGAACAAACATAGTTTTTTGGAGAATCTTTTTCTAAAGCCTGTGATAAACCAAATTGGATTTCATACCACTATTCCTTTTTTAGTGTTGCCACACCATCTTATGAAATAG
- the trxA gene encoding thioredoxin: MKSSFNEIINSDTPVLIDFFATWCGPCKMLGPILESVKKELGDTVKIVKIDVDTNAPLAAKYQVRGVPTMILFKNGKQVWRESGVLQQQEIVSVIRTHS, from the coding sequence ATGAAAAGTAGTTTTAATGAGATTATAAATTCTGACACTCCCGTTCTAATCGATTTTTTTGCGACCTGGTGTGGACCATGTAAAATGCTGGGGCCAATTTTAGAGTCGGTCAAGAAAGAATTGGGAGATACGGTTAAAATAGTGAAGATAGATGTGGACACCAATGCGCCCTTGGCAGCTAAATATCAGGTACGCGGGGTACCTACCATGATTTTATTTAAAAATGGAAAGCAGGTTTGGAGGGAATCCGGCGTTTTACAGCAGCAAGAAATTGTATCGGTAATTCGCACACATTCCTAA
- a CDS encoding J domain-containing protein produces MKFIDYYKILGLDKNADQNDIKKAYRKLARKLHPDINPNDKEAEHKFKDINEANEVLSDPEKRKKYDKYGKDWQHAEEFENAQRSGRASSRHGRQAHSQDFEGGDFSDFFESMFGGAGGFQNARSTRFRGQDYNAELKLHLRDVYKTHKQTLTVNGKKIRITVPAGIENGQTIKINGHGGPGQQGGPNGDLYITFSILNDTRFKRDGNHLYSTVDLDLYISLLGGEITVDTFDGQVKLTVKPETQNGTKVKLKGKGFPVYKKEGTYGDLFITYKLITPTHLTEKEKALFKELVDLRK; encoded by the coding sequence GTGAAGTTCATTGATTATTATAAAATTCTGGGGTTGGATAAGAATGCGGACCAGAACGACATCAAGAAAGCGTATCGCAAATTGGCCAGAAAATTACATCCGGACATCAATCCGAACGACAAGGAAGCCGAGCATAAATTTAAAGATATAAATGAGGCTAATGAGGTGTTGAGCGACCCAGAAAAACGTAAAAAGTACGATAAATATGGTAAGGATTGGCAACATGCCGAGGAATTTGAAAATGCCCAAAGATCAGGTCGCGCTTCATCAAGACATGGCAGGCAGGCTCATTCACAAGATTTTGAGGGAGGCGATTTCTCAGATTTCTTCGAATCCATGTTTGGCGGTGCTGGGGGGTTCCAAAACGCAAGAAGCACTAGGTTTAGAGGGCAAGATTATAATGCCGAATTAAAACTGCATTTGCGCGATGTTTATAAAACCCATAAGCAAACCCTTACCGTAAATGGAAAAAAAATACGGATTACGGTTCCTGCTGGAATTGAAAATGGACAGACCATTAAAATTAACGGTCATGGGGGACCAGGACAACAAGGGGGACCGAACGGGGATCTGTATATCACATTTTCCATTTTAAACGACACCCGTTTTAAGCGTGATGGAAATCACCTCTATTCTACCGTAGACCTAGATTTGTATATTTCTCTGCTGGGAGGTGAAATAACGGTAGATACCTTTGATGGACAGGTAAAATTAACTGTAAAACCGGAAACCCAAAACGGAACCAAGGTAAAGCTTAAGGGGAAAGGATTTCCCGTGTATAAGAAAGAAGGGACTTATGGTGATTTGTTCATCACCTATAAGCTAATCACCCCAACCCATTTAACAGAGAAGGAAAAAGCCCTTTTTAAAGAGCTAGTAGATTTAAGAAAATAA
- a CDS encoding chaperone modulator CbpM translates to MNQDKYIAIEDFCTSHNIASEFVSRLYDMGLVDVVFQEDLQYLPIQQLPKAEKIVRLYLDLEINLEGIGVITDLLDRIQTMQNEITALHNKLRRYE, encoded by the coding sequence ATGAACCAGGATAAGTATATCGCTATAGAAGATTTTTGTACTTCCCATAATATTGCATCCGAATTTGTGTCGCGACTTTATGATATGGGTCTTGTAGATGTTGTTTTCCAGGAAGACCTACAGTATTTACCTATTCAACAATTGCCCAAGGCAGAGAAAATAGTCCGACTTTATTTGGATTTGGAGATTAATTTGGAAGGCATTGGGGTCATTACAGATTTATTGGATCGTATACAAACCATGCAAAATGAGATTACTGCATTACACAACAAGCTTAGGCGCTATGAGTGA
- a CDS encoding ROK family protein, translating to MEKWVLAIDVGGTFTKLGLVNAKGDILGAKVYDTGAKLPYKDFLSKLGIELRQLLSTHGKGIDVVAAGVGAPNANMHTGQMEDPPNFNWGTRVPLAKSIEDMCNLPTTIANDANAAALGEMTFGMARGMKNFVVLTLGTGLGSGIIINGELLTGENGMAGEIGHVNVDPHGRKCNCGLTGCLENYASVTGLKRTVFELISEMREESTLKQISFDDLTGVMIADAAHNGDPIALKAFQLTGEVLGSKMADTAAHLDPEAFILTGGLGKAGDLLLKPTIASMEKNLFIAYRGSIKVNISTAPSSHAILGPAALAFHYHVDHS from the coding sequence ATGGAAAAATGGGTTTTGGCAATAGACGTGGGCGGTACCTTTACCAAATTGGGATTGGTTAATGCGAAAGGCGATATCCTTGGCGCAAAAGTATATGATACGGGTGCTAAGCTACCCTATAAGGATTTCTTGTCCAAGTTAGGAATAGAGCTCCGGCAGTTGTTGAGTACCCATGGGAAAGGTATAGATGTTGTTGCAGCTGGGGTAGGGGCCCCTAATGCCAATATGCATACAGGACAGATGGAAGACCCTCCTAATTTTAATTGGGGAACTAGGGTGCCCTTGGCTAAATCCATTGAGGATATGTGCAACTTGCCAACGACCATTGCAAATGATGCCAACGCCGCAGCTTTGGGGGAAATGACCTTTGGGATGGCAAGGGGAATGAAAAATTTTGTGGTGCTTACTTTAGGGACCGGCTTGGGTAGCGGTATTATTATCAATGGGGAATTACTGACCGGGGAGAACGGAATGGCGGGAGAAATTGGGCACGTAAATGTGGATCCTCATGGACGTAAATGCAATTGTGGTTTAACAGGTTGTTTGGAGAATTATGCTTCGGTAACCGGCTTAAAGCGTACCGTTTTTGAATTAATTTCCGAAATGAGGGAGGAGTCTACTCTTAAACAGATTAGTTTTGATGATCTAACGGGAGTAATGATTGCCGATGCCGCCCATAATGGCGACCCTATAGCACTAAAAGCATTTCAATTGACCGGTGAAGTATTGGGAAGTAAAATGGCGGATACGGCAGCACATTTAGATCCTGAAGCATTTATATTGACAGGCGGTCTGGGGAAAGCGGGTGATCTTTTGCTAAAGCCCACCATTGCCAGTATGGAAAAAAACCTTTTTATAGCGTATCGGGGTAGCATAAAGGTCAACATATCCACGGCACCTAGTTCCCACGCCATATTGGGTCCGGCTGCCTTGGCCTTTCATTATCATGTAGATCACTCATAG
- the galK gene encoding galactokinase, whose translation MSFLENFLPELIVESPGRINLIGEHTDYNFGYVLPTAIEKRVTFRFRKNNSLNQCHIYSLGYTIGFDLRLDRISKSEVEWENYILGVLNELLKRTDKLRGFDCIIESKLPIGSGLSSSAALECGLAFGLNKLFDLGLSKMDIIRLSQLAEHTFVGTQCGIMDQFASVMSQKGHVLLLDCKSLEHTQIPISIAPYKMIMLNTKVSHNLASSEYNTRKIECEEGVQIVQQKFPEVMSLRDATRSMLEQCGAEMSQTIYNRCSFIISENDRVLSAAKALQDNNLKLFGELLYQAHTGISELYEVSCPESDFLVDFSKEYDTVLGARQVGGGFGGCVLNIVHKDAVDQYIKEATKAYKDAFGISLEAFEVRPSSGTYISHEI comes from the coding sequence ATGTCCTTTTTAGAGAATTTTTTACCAGAACTTATTGTAGAATCCCCAGGAAGAATCAATTTAATAGGGGAGCATACAGATTATAATTTCGGATATGTTTTGCCCACGGCGATCGAAAAACGAGTCACCTTTAGATTTCGAAAGAACAACTCCTTAAACCAGTGCCATATCTATAGCTTGGGGTATACTATTGGGTTCGACCTAAGGTTAGATCGAATAAGCAAGAGTGAAGTGGAATGGGAGAATTATATATTGGGAGTTTTAAACGAACTATTAAAAAGGACTGATAAATTACGTGGTTTTGATTGTATTATAGAAAGTAAACTGCCCATTGGATCTGGATTGAGTTCCTCTGCAGCTCTGGAATGCGGCCTGGCATTTGGGTTGAATAAATTATTTGACCTTGGTCTTTCCAAAATGGATATTATACGCTTATCACAATTGGCGGAACATACTTTTGTGGGAACTCAATGTGGGATAATGGATCAATTTGCCTCTGTAATGAGTCAAAAGGGCCATGTGCTCCTCTTGGATTGCAAATCTTTGGAACACACCCAAATTCCTATTTCCATTGCCCCTTATAAAATGATTATGCTCAATACCAAGGTGTCCCATAACTTGGCATCGAGTGAGTACAATACTAGAAAAATAGAATGTGAGGAAGGGGTGCAAATAGTGCAACAAAAATTTCCAGAAGTGATGTCGCTTAGGGACGCTACAAGATCGATGTTGGAACAATGTGGAGCAGAGATGTCCCAGACCATATATAATAGATGTTCTTTTATTATAAGTGAAAACGATCGCGTATTGTCCGCTGCTAAAGCATTACAAGATAATAATCTGAAGCTTTTCGGGGAACTTTTATACCAAGCCCATACGGGAATTAGCGAACTATATGAAGTCAGTTGCCCTGAATCGGATTTTTTGGTGGACTTCTCTAAAGAATACGACACGGTGCTGGGTGCTAGGCAAGTAGGTGGCGGATTTGGAGGGTGTGTGCTAAATATCGTTCACAAAGATGCTGTTGATCAGTATATAAAGGAAGCTACTAAGGCGTATAAAGATGCTTTTGGAATTAGTCTGGAAGCCTTTGAAGTACGTCCCAGTTCAGGGACGTATATCTCTCATGAAATATAA
- a CDS encoding formylglycine-generating enzyme family protein, with amino-acid sequence MQNIKLIGVFLVLATMVQCKENNKNATPKEEKSSVMVENTPTIGDKVELLIAQPEEVKTPKGMVWIPGGEFTQGAVPQDETAMHHEKPSHKVGLDGFFMDITEVTNAQFAKFVEETGYVTVAERAIDWEEMKHQVPEGTPKPHDSILQPGALTFKKTKSSVPNLYDFSQWWHWTIGANWKQPNGPGSSIKGRENEPVVQVAYEDTQAYCEWAGRRLPTEAEWERAARGKKEGSIYFWGDNDTVLSQMANTWEGEFPVNNSMADGFETRARVKSYPPNDFGLYDMAGNVWEWTSDWYNTNYYKDIAQQNTIGINPTGAKTPYNPNMPYAKEKVMKGGSFLCNASYCASYRVSSRMASSLDSALEHLGFRTVATVDMVAE; translated from the coding sequence ATGCAGAATATAAAATTAATAGGTGTTTTTCTAGTGCTTGCAACCATGGTACAATGCAAGGAAAACAATAAGAATGCAACACCAAAGGAGGAGAAAAGCTCGGTAATGGTAGAGAACACTCCCACTATAGGAGATAAAGTGGAACTGTTGATAGCGCAACCCGAAGAAGTAAAAACGCCAAAAGGTATGGTTTGGATTCCCGGTGGAGAATTTACCCAAGGAGCTGTTCCGCAAGACGAGACTGCCATGCACCATGAGAAACCTTCACACAAGGTTGGGCTCGATGGTTTTTTTATGGATATAACGGAGGTGACCAATGCCCAATTTGCAAAATTTGTTGAGGAAACCGGGTATGTAACCGTGGCGGAAAGAGCAATAGATTGGGAGGAAATGAAGCATCAAGTGCCTGAAGGCACACCAAAACCCCACGATTCTATTTTGCAACCTGGAGCACTTACATTTAAAAAGACAAAGAGCTCTGTACCCAATTTGTACGATTTCTCACAATGGTGGCATTGGACCATTGGTGCCAATTGGAAACAGCCCAACGGTCCGGGAAGTTCAATTAAAGGAAGGGAAAATGAACCTGTAGTACAGGTAGCTTATGAAGATACTCAAGCTTACTGTGAATGGGCTGGACGACGCTTGCCTACCGAAGCGGAATGGGAAAGGGCAGCACGTGGTAAAAAAGAAGGGAGCATTTATTTTTGGGGTGATAACGATACCGTCCTTTCGCAAATGGCAAATACTTGGGAAGGCGAATTTCCTGTGAACAATAGTATGGCAGACGGATTTGAAACGAGGGCACGGGTGAAATCCTACCCTCCTAACGATTTTGGACTGTACGATATGGCAGGGAATGTATGGGAATGGACCAGCGACTGGTACAATACCAACTATTATAAGGACATTGCCCAACAAAATACTATTGGAATAAATCCTACCGGGGCAAAAACTCCCTACAATCCCAATATGCCCTATGCCAAAGAAAAAGTAATGAAGGGTGGGTCTTTTTTGTGTAACGCCTCCTATTGTGCTAGTTATAGGGTGTCTTCAAGAATGGCCTCTAGTTTGGATTCGGCTTTGGAACACCTGGGCTTTAGGACCGTGGCAACAGTAGATATGGTTGCGGAATAA
- a CDS encoding M28 family metallopeptidase — MYKEFYRRRFYITLLLIGLGVNFLIAQEEITEKELKDHIVFLTSNKNSGRYPGGKINRKIVSYIIKDFKKAGVSSFNESYKQTFTAKLRVKKGAIPKKEVKTWNVIGLIEGNDPELKKEYVVLGAHYDHLGTGGGPSSKSDKIAIHHGADDNASGTSALLEIAEKLMANKSALKRSVLLVAFGAEEQGLLGSRYFVENSVVPLSQIKLMINMDMVGRLNGENHVYMGGAGTFPNGVELMKELGPPLNLSPIVHAGSVGGSDHVSFYEKNISVLGIHTGGHPQYHTPEDTVDLINFKGQKKVCEYVYSTIMKVAGSDYKMEFIYQE; from the coding sequence ATGTATAAGGAGTTTTACCGGAGGAGATTTTATATCACCTTGTTGCTTATTGGTCTAGGAGTGAATTTTTTAATCGCTCAAGAAGAAATCACAGAAAAGGAACTTAAAGATCATATTGTTTTTTTAACGTCCAATAAAAACTCGGGTCGCTATCCTGGTGGAAAAATCAATAGAAAAATTGTATCCTATATTATAAAGGATTTTAAGAAAGCGGGCGTCTCATCTTTCAATGAGTCCTATAAACAAACTTTCACCGCTAAACTTCGAGTGAAAAAGGGGGCAATACCAAAAAAAGAGGTGAAGACTTGGAACGTAATTGGCCTAATTGAGGGGAACGATCCCGAATTAAAAAAGGAATATGTGGTGTTAGGGGCACATTACGATCACTTGGGAACTGGTGGAGGGCCTTCCTCCAAATCCGATAAAATTGCCATTCATCACGGAGCAGACGATAATGCCAGCGGAACTTCAGCCTTATTGGAAATTGCGGAAAAACTAATGGCAAATAAATCAGCATTAAAACGCTCTGTGCTTTTAGTAGCCTTTGGGGCCGAAGAGCAAGGATTGTTGGGAAGTAGGTATTTTGTGGAGAATTCAGTGGTGCCCTTATCCCAGATCAAATTAATGATCAACATGGATATGGTGGGTAGGTTAAATGGCGAAAATCATGTTTATATGGGTGGGGCAGGTACTTTTCCTAACGGTGTAGAATTAATGAAAGAGCTGGGGCCGCCTTTAAACCTATCGCCAATTGTACATGCTGGATCGGTTGGTGGGTCTGATCATGTTTCATTTTATGAGAAAAACATTTCAGTACTCGGGATCCATACTGGTGGACATCCACAATACCACACTCCTGAAGATACAGTGGACCTAATTAATTTTAAAGGGCAAAAAAAGGTTTGCGAATACGTGTATAGTACCATTATGAAAGTGGCGGGAAGTGACTATAAAATGGAATTCATATACCAAGAGTAA